CCAAATTCATACTCTCTATTTTGGTCCCATACTTTTCCGTAAAAATAGTTAAATGAAGAGGTGTATTTCCAATAGCCCCACTTACGGTACAACTCATAGTTGAGTTCAATATTGGGTTCTGCGACGTAAGCTCGACTTGAAACATTATATACGTAACCATCGAGTTGCGGTTGAAGCGTTTGGCTTTCAGCACTGTTATAGCTGTGATCATTTTTGAAATACATCAAATGGTTCCCAAGACCATATTTAATGTTCCAGGTATCCGTAATATTCCAAATCAGCCGATATTGGAAAAAGGCATCAAAAACTTCATTCTCATCATTGTCAGGCGGCAAGTCAGGGCGGTCATCAAGGCTGATTTCATTTTCAAAGTAAACATACCCACCACGAACGGCAAATTCATGCTGAAAATAGGGACTGGGGCTATCCACCACCCAAGAGTAAGGCAATGTAGTCACAGATACCCTATTGCGTAAATCTAATGAGGCATCATCCCCCATATCACCATCTTCGAATAAGTGAAATGAGTTAGGATTAAAATCTTGGATACCAAAAGTAATCGCATCGCTGTCAGTTAATACAATCGCGGTTGAAAAACTTTCTTGCGCTCGAGATGGCGCTTTTTTAGCAGCCATAGCCGCCGGAATGGATGATAAGAGAAGCACAGTAACGGCAAGATTTGTCGTTATCGGAGATGCCATTTATTTCCCTCTATTCGCTTTATAATTTGTCCCCAACCAGTAGCCTTAATATTGGTCGGTATTTGCGTGCCTGTAAGTATGCTAATTTATAACATTAAAAGAAAGAGGCTTTCATTATGTCATCATGGTCGAGCGCACAGTTTAGTTATCATTTTCATGGTTTATCCGCTGGGTTTTATCAAGCGGTATCCCCCACGTCTTTAGACCAGCCACATTGGGTACATTGGAATAGTGAATTAGCACAAGCGTTATCTCTACCAAGTGATCCTGAAACTGACTTATTAACCGCCTTCTCAGGTCAGTCGCAACCTGATGTATTTCGCCCAATAGCCATGAAGTATGCCGGTCATCAATTTGGGTATTACAACCCTGACCTTGGGGATGGCCGAGGATTACTGTTAGCTGAAATTCACTCCAAACAAGGGTTGCGCTATGACATTCATATTAAAGGCGCAGGGCTTACCCCTTTTTCTCGACAAGGCGATGGCCGTGCGGTGCTGCGTTCCAGTATTCGCGAATATTTATGCTCTGAAGCGCTATTCCATTTAGGTATTCCCACCACTCGCGCTTTAGGTTTAATTAACAGCACCACGCCGGTATATCGTGAAAAAACAGAAACCGGTGCTATTTGTATTCGCTTGGCAGAGAGCCACATTCGCTTTGGTCATTTTGAACATTGCTTTTATACCGGCCAACATGAACAACTCCAAGAGCTACTCGATTACACTTTGCTCAATCACTATCCTGATTGCCAAAATCAAGAAAAGCCTTACGTGGCGATGTTAGAACAGGTTGTCATTCGTACTGCGCAGCTATTTGCTAAGTGGAATGCATTTGGCTTCGCTCATGGTGTACTCAATACCGATAATATGTCGATATTGGGTCAAACCTTCGACTTTGGACCCTTTGGCTTCCTCGATAATTACAACCCGAGTTTTATCTGTAACCACTCTGATTACCAAGGCCGCTACTCATTTGCAAACCAGCCTAATATTGGATTGTGGAATTTAACCGCTCTCGCCCACGCCTTATCCCCTTATATAGAAAGAGCCGATCTTGATGCGGCTTTAAGTTTGTATGAGCCTGAGTTAAACCAAGAATTTAGCCGCTTAATGCGTCAAAAAACCGGGTTAATCAGCCATCATGAAAATGATTCGGTATTATTTGGTGAAATGTTCAGCTTATTGGCCAAAAATAAAGTCGATTACACCCGCTTTTTCAGACAACTTTCCATGCTCGATAAGCAAGGAATACAACCAGTTATTGATTTAATTCTCGACCGGGAAGCGGCGCAGGAATGGCTAGACAAATACCTACAGCGACTCACTTTAGAAACAGAATCGGATGAACAACGCTGCCAGGCAATGCGTCGCTGCAATCCTAAGTACATTTTGCGTAATCATCTTGCTCAAATTGCCATAGATAAGGCAGAGAATGGCGATTACACAGAAGTAGAAAGATTATTTTCTTTACTACAAACCCCCTATGATGAGCAGCCAGAGTTGGATCATTATGCCAATTTGCCGCCTTCTTGGGCACATGAGCTTGAGATCAGTTGCTCTTCATAAAAAGCTTATCCATAATGCAGGCTGTATTACACCAATATGTAATGCTTTTGCATAATTTGTACATTGACCAAAACAATATTACAAAATAGTGTGCCCGAATTAATTGAGGTTTCCTTATATGTCAGAACAACTAGAAACAAATGCAGTAGAAGAAGAATCAATGGAAGCGGTTGATTTAAGCACATATTCACCAGAACTGCGTCACTTGATCGAATTTGAACAAGTGCCTGAGCAAGCCATTCCAATGGTCACTTCCATTCACGACGTGTCGGAAGAAGCCGTACGTGATGTATGGGATGAATTACCGGCCAGTGCGCAAAATATTCTGGATAACTTTGAACAGTTCCATGCGTTGATTTCTGTCGGTCAAACTTTCGCAGCTATTGATTTCATGCAAGAGTTTGAAACCCTTCAAATGCCAGCCGGCATGGATGAAGAAGCCCAACAGGAATACCGTGCAAGCCTATTAGATAAAGTGCTACAGAACTGCATTAAAGATATGATCAAGCAGCTGAAAAAAGCACGCCGTGACCCTATCTTAAAACGTGACTTCATGGAAATTTTTGCTGAAAAGTAATCCGTGGATTAAATTAGATACAGCAATGCCGCGTTTTGATAACCACCAGAACGCGGCATTTTTATTCCAATTAGTTTAAATGATTGAATTAATCGTGGATCTTCATGCCTAAACAACCGCGCACAAACTCAGGGTTAAAGTGTTTCACCGCTTCACCAACATAACCCAGATCCAATGAACCAATTTGCGCCATTTCTTCATCGTTCAAATTGAAATCCCAAATCGCGAAGTTTTCTTCAATACGATGTTTATGAATCGATTTTGGAATGACCGTTACGCCACGTTGAACGTTCCAGCGTAAAATCACTTGCGCAATCGTCTTACCATGAGCAGCCGCAATGTTTTGCAGCATTTCATTTTCAAACGGGTTGTAACGACCACCGCCTAAAGGGGCCCACGCTTCGGGTTGTACATTATAATACTTCATGGTTTCCAAGGCGTCTGGCTGTGCAAAATAAGGATGTAACTCAACCTGATTCACCATAGGTTTGATCTTCACTGTTTCACAGAAGTTGGTTAATACATGCGCATAGAAGTTGATACACCAATTGCTTTCAATTTACCCTTTTCGTAAGCAGCTTCCAATGCACGCCAAGCGCTGAAATAGTCGCCCATTGCCTGATGAAGCAGATAAAGATCCAAATACTCTAAGCCCATCTTCTCCAATGAGGCATCAATCGCCGCAGACGCCATTTCGGTATTGGCCATGTCCTGAATCCATAACTTTGACGTGATGAATAATTCTTCACGCGTACACAGACCATGCTACTCAAACTGTTTTGTGGCCAAAACTCAAAGAATTTGCCAAGAAGTACCCTCAAATTGAAATCGAAATCAATATAGAAAATCGCTTAACGGATGTGGTCAATGAACGATTTGATGCTGGTGTCAGAACGGGCGATCAAATCGCAAAAGACATGATTGCCGTACGTATTTCACCAGATATCCGAT
The Vibrio gangliei genome window above contains:
- a CDS encoding Solitary outer membrane autotransporter beta-barrel domain, encoding MASPITTNLAVTVLLLSSIPAAMAAKKAPSRAQESFSTAIVLTDSDAITFGIQDFNPNSFHLFEDGDMGDDASLDLRNRVSVTTLPYSWVVDSPSPYFQHEFAVRGGYVYFENEISLDDRPDLPPDNDENEVFDAFFQYRLIWNITDTWNIKYGLGNHLMYFKNDHSYNSAESQTLQPQLDGYVYNVSSRAYVAEPNIELNYELYRKWGYWKYTSSFNYFYGKVWDQNREYEFGNPKGWYMVNGLKANYNLVNWSGYIPSAYTSFKRIDLSGDPVNSLGTDNYYELSIGLLLTPPILRDYVDNVGIGINMNYGSALKGGSLVLFFNE
- a CDS encoding LysR substrate-binding domain-containing protein, producing MWPKLKEFAKKYPQIEIEINIENRLTDVVNERFDAGVRTGDQIAKDMIAVRISPDIRFLVVCSKEYLLGKSHHKNLKIS
- a CDS encoding aldo/keto reductase codes for the protein MANTEMASAAIDASLEKMGLEYLDLYLLHQAMGDYFSAWRALEAAYEKGKLKAIGVSTSMRMY
- a CDS encoding protein adenylyltransferase SelO codes for the protein MSSWSSAQFSYHFHGLSAGFYQAVSPTSLDQPHWVHWNSELAQALSLPSDPETDLLTAFSGQSQPDVFRPIAMKYAGHQFGYYNPDLGDGRGLLLAEIHSKQGLRYDIHIKGAGLTPFSRQGDGRAVLRSSIREYLCSEALFHLGIPTTRALGLINSTTPVYREKTETGAICIRLAESHIRFGHFEHCFYTGQHEQLQELLDYTLLNHYPDCQNQEKPYVAMLEQVVIRTAQLFAKWNAFGFAHGVLNTDNMSILGQTFDFGPFGFLDNYNPSFICNHSDYQGRYSFANQPNIGLWNLTALAHALSPYIERADLDAALSLYEPELNQEFSRLMRQKTGLISHHENDSVLFGEMFSLLAKNKVDYTRFFRQLSMLDKQGIQPVIDLILDREAAQEWLDKYLQRLTLETESDEQRCQAMRRCNPKYILRNHLAQIAIDKAENGDYTEVERLFSLLQTPYDEQPELDHYANLPPSWAHELEISCSS
- a CDS encoding aldo/keto reductase → MVNQVELHPYFAQPDALETMKYYNVQPEAWAPLGGGRYNPFENEMLQNIAAAHGKTIAQVILRWNVQRGVTVIPKSIHKHRIEENFAIWDFNLNDEEMAQIGSLDLGYVGEAVKHFNPEFVRGCLGMKIHD
- a CDS encoding DUF3069 domain-containing protein → MSEQLETNAVEEESMEAVDLSTYSPELRHLIEFEQVPEQAIPMVTSIHDVSEEAVRDVWDELPASAQNILDNFEQFHALISVGQTFAAIDFMQEFETLQMPAGMDEEAQQEYRASLLDKVLQNCIKDMIKQLKKARRDPILKRDFMEIFAEK